GATTGGCGTAGTCATGGGTGGCGACAGCATCCAAAGCCGTGATGATAAAATGATTGTTTTGATGAACCAGGGGTTTAATACCTTATACGCGAACAAACATTCCGATAATCCCACCTATTCAGCACATAATTTTGGTGCCCCCCAGCCCATCGATAGAAACAACGTTACCCTACAAACTGGCAAAGATGCGGTTCCTTCAGATGATAAATCTGATGCAGACGCCAATTCAGCCGATCCAGAAAAAAAAAGCAAGATAGCCTCCCAGAGCAAAATTGAAAAAACAAGTTATAAAAAGAAAACCACCATTCACAAAAAAAAATCGGTGAAGAAAAAACATAAAAAACGCAAAGCAACCAAACAGACCAAACCTGCAGCAGCAAAACAAAAATCAGTTTCCAACAGTAAAGCACCAAAAACCACGCCAGATAGCCATTAATAGGCATAAACAATGACACACAAATCGCTCATTATTGGGATTACCAGTGCCTCAGGTAGCCTTTACGGAATAAGGCTTCTTGAAGTTCTTAAACAATGTGGGATAGAAACACATTTGGTCATGAGCAAAGCTTCAGTGATTACGCTTGCAACCGAAACAGACTTCACCCCTGCCGATATCCAACAACTTGCCACCCATTCATACCAGGCCCATGACATTGGGGCAGCCATTGCCAGCGGTTCTTTTCCTTGCTCAGGGATGATTATTGCTCCTTGCTCTATTCGTACCATGTCCGAGATAGCAACGGGGGTGACTTCCTCACTTTTAACCAGAGCAGCGGATGTAACGCTTAAAGAGGCCCGTAAATTAGTCTTAATGGTGAGGGAGACTCCTCTTCATGTTGGTCATTTAAGGACCATGACTCATTTAGCAGAAATAGGGGCTATTATTGCTCCTTCAGTGCCTGCTTTTTATAATCGTCCACAAACGCTTGATGATATTATTAATCACTCCGTTGGCCGCATTTTAGATTTATTTAATATCGACTCCCAGATGGTGAAACGCTGGGGCGGAAAGTGAATTTCATTAAAAGCCAAAACTAGGGTTGTAGAAATGTAAATTATAGGTTATAATGCCACCTCGGTGAGGTAACCTATGGAAGAAGATAAGCTGTTGAAAGAGCTAGACGAACTTAAACGCGAACATCGCGAGCTGGATCAATTAATCCAAACGCTGGATAAAGACCCACAGCGTTGCCTTTTCACCATTCAGCGTCACAAAAAACGTAAATTGACACTCAAAGATCAAATCGCCTATCTTGAATGTTTCCTGTATCCTGATTTAATCGCCTGAAGTGCCCCTCTCTTTTCCGCTTGTTTTTGCCTTTACAGCACTTGCAGTTTTCTGTTAATTAACATACTCTAGCCCCTGTTCTTTTTTAGATGTTTGGGGTTTTATAGACATGTCCGTCCTTACTAAAAGGTTTCCTGCCGATTTACTTACCTGTTTGTTCCTTACCGGCTTATGTTCTGGTGCGTTAATC
This portion of the Alphaproteobacteria bacterium genome encodes:
- a CDS encoding UbiX family flavin prenyltransferase, with amino-acid sequence MTHKSLIIGITSASGSLYGIRLLEVLKQCGIETHLVMSKASVITLATETDFTPADIQQLATHSYQAHDIGAAIASGSFPCSGMIIAPCSIRTMSEIATGVTSSLLTRAADVTLKEARKLVLMVRETPLHVGHLRTMTHLAEIGAIIAPSVPAFYNRPQTLDDIINHSVGRILDLFNIDSQMVKRWGGK
- a CDS encoding YdcH family protein, which codes for MEEDKLLKELDELKREHRELDQLIQTLDKDPQRCLFTIQRHKKRKLTLKDQIAYLECFLYPDLIA